In Helianthus annuus cultivar XRQ/B chromosome 9, HanXRQr2.0-SUNRISE, whole genome shotgun sequence, the following are encoded in one genomic region:
- the LOC110875617 gene encoding uncharacterized protein LOC110875617 has product MVASRDHQESYADKHRNPSEFQVGDMVLLKVSPWKGVVHFGKRGTLNPHYVEPFEITERIGIVAYRLNLPEELSGVHNVFHVSNLKKCLSDEALIVPFKELTIDDQIRFMEDLVEIMDRESKTPKRNKIPIVLVIWNSRCSLEFTYELENQMMR; this is encoded by the coding sequence ATGGTGGCATCTCGTGATCATCAggaaagctacgctgataagcatAGGAACCCGTcggaattccaagttggtgacatGGTGTTGTTaaaagtttcaccttggaaaggtgttgttCATTTTGGAAAACGGGGCACACTAAATCCGCATTATGTCGAACCATTTGAAATCACGGAAAGAATTGGCATAGTGGCATATAGACTGAACTTACCGGAAGAACTTAGTGGTGTGCACAATgtcttccacgtgtcgaatctgaagaaatgtttatcagatgaggCACTCattgttcctttcaaagaactcacgaTTGATGATCAGATCCGTTTCATGGAGGACCtagttgaaatcatggatcgagaaaGCAAAACACCCAAGCGCAACAAGATTCCTATTGTTTTAGTTATTTGGAACTCAAGATGTAGCCTAGAATTTACTTATGAACTAGAAAATCAGATGATGCGCTAA